Proteins encoded within one genomic window of Hahella chejuensis KCTC 2396:
- a CDS encoding polyamine ABC transporter substrate-binding protein produces MPPELLDAFQKETGVQVRELYYSSDESKQALLAETQGVGLDLIISAGASMREYVIPEWIDALQPELLPHLSNVDSHWMEKFGEVEGFGVPLLWGTIGIAYRSDKLPQPPSSWQDFFKPHHTLRQKIMVIDDSADAFGMALVALGYSMNSTDLAQVEAAGMLLEQQKPYVAGYAYPLIDENSELIKGHIVMAMMYNGDAVGLHELDPRVEFVAPAEGANLWVDYIGVVKKSQHKEEAHQFIDFLLRPENAAKLSESLHYASANKAAASKLSKEHLENPDIYPPKDVMDKVDTYKVISPEVLKLRNQMFRSIKR; encoded by the coding sequence TGCGGGAACTTTATTACTCCTCCGATGAAAGCAAGCAAGCGTTGCTGGCGGAAACCCAGGGCGTTGGGCTTGATTTGATTATCAGCGCCGGCGCATCCATGCGGGAGTACGTCATTCCGGAATGGATTGATGCGTTGCAGCCAGAGCTATTGCCTCACCTGTCCAATGTGGACAGTCACTGGATGGAGAAGTTCGGAGAGGTGGAGGGTTTTGGCGTGCCCCTGTTGTGGGGGACGATCGGCATCGCTTATCGAAGCGACAAGCTTCCGCAGCCTCCCTCCAGTTGGCAGGATTTCTTTAAACCTCATCATACCCTGCGACAAAAAATTATGGTGATCGACGATTCCGCTGACGCATTTGGAATGGCGCTGGTGGCGTTGGGATATTCAATGAACTCGACGGACTTGGCTCAAGTTGAGGCGGCCGGCATGTTGTTGGAGCAGCAAAAGCCTTACGTGGCGGGTTACGCTTATCCGCTCATTGATGAGAACTCGGAACTGATCAAAGGTCATATTGTTATGGCCATGATGTACAACGGAGATGCGGTGGGGTTACACGAACTGGACCCAAGAGTGGAGTTTGTGGCGCCGGCGGAAGGCGCCAATTTGTGGGTGGACTACATTGGCGTTGTCAAGAAAAGCCAGCATAAGGAGGAGGCGCATCAATTTATCGACTTTTTATTGCGCCCGGAAAACGCCGCCAAGCTATCTGAGTCTCTACATTACGCCTCCGCGAATAAAGCGGCGGCCTCTAAGTTGTCAAAAGAGCATCTGGAAAATCCTGACATTTACCCGCCGAAAGACGTGATGGATAAGGTGGATACATACAAAGTCATTTCGCCGGAGGTGTTAAAATTGCGCAATCAGATGTTTCGTTCGATAAAGCGTTAG
- a CDS encoding bifunctional diguanylate cyclase/phosphodiesterase, whose product MLKLQLRARIFLFTLPFIVLPLLMFGSLSYLYIRENTMRILEHQLDLSLRSGRDELNKDFSSARANLELFVSNDIIRRYLNLPDTVRYKVMQPALLGLFADYRKAFPSYVDIALLLPDGSIDSRDAEDPKVPSKYQDFIERVAAQRPSYAEQLFFVEEGGYIEYVQAQRIDHRNEAVEYLGTTDLTKGYLLVVMRIEDVLQMLRKKLNNPEGYVVISDPQGESYFLNDKELKLWAPLVKQIITSGIGRLRGFTLRGQDYLGGFYRVNEQLFITGIVTEEVVDRMVTPILIALGWFIVIVIIVAFLLIYSKLNKLLLEPINRLQRQIAAFRSGAEIAWVFDSNDELSRLSAEFEEMASAQRGQIERVKGLSNLDPLTGLPNRTAFSGILEKAVSYTRRQDQALAVLFIDIDHFKRINETYGSKVGDELFRQVADRISASLRLSDEVARQVMTEFGDMDRVLVRTGGDEFTVLLRDIRKAHQVSLVASRILASFDHPFTLDEHSVSMSVSIGIALYPVDGQTPELLLKSADLAMYEAKQAGGACFRFFTHALNTSAEKRLQLERDIQDGLIVKEFTVYLQPRVNLRTGIATEFEAVARWNHPRLGVLLPEQFISVAEESGHLIELGKQLLEAVCNAIKTLQQNVGNDVKVSFNLAPHHLRMNEVLSEISNCLERYGLPGETLELEITEDLLKAENKDALILLNRLRERGVSVALDDFGSGDSSLSALRRAPIDTLKVSPNFMQELYVDKESPVVLRAICDLARSLELKVVVQGVESRAQVEQALTVGADQAQGHYLSEAAPVEDVRVDYRIKIFDLPTGERGGIRV is encoded by the coding sequence ATGCTAAAACTGCAGTTAAGAGCGCGCATCTTTCTATTTACCCTGCCTTTCATTGTCTTGCCGCTGCTTATGTTTGGCAGTCTTTCATATCTTTATATCCGCGAGAACACCATGCGCATACTGGAGCATCAGCTAGATCTCTCTTTGCGTAGCGGGCGTGATGAACTGAATAAGGATTTTAGCTCCGCTCGCGCCAACTTGGAGCTGTTCGTCTCCAATGACATTATTCGCCGCTATCTGAACCTCCCTGATACGGTGCGTTACAAAGTCATGCAGCCAGCGTTGCTTGGGTTATTCGCCGACTACCGTAAAGCCTTTCCCTCATATGTCGATATTGCTTTGCTATTGCCGGACGGCAGCATTGATTCAAGAGATGCCGAGGACCCCAAAGTTCCCTCTAAATACCAGGATTTTATCGAACGTGTGGCGGCTCAGCGTCCGAGCTACGCGGAACAATTGTTTTTCGTGGAAGAGGGCGGATACATCGAGTATGTGCAGGCGCAGCGTATAGATCACCGCAACGAGGCGGTGGAGTATTTGGGGACGACCGACCTGACCAAAGGCTATCTGCTGGTAGTAATGCGGATCGAGGATGTGTTGCAGATGTTGCGTAAAAAGCTGAATAACCCGGAAGGGTACGTAGTGATCAGCGATCCCCAGGGAGAGTCTTATTTTCTAAATGATAAGGAGCTGAAGCTCTGGGCGCCTCTGGTTAAACAGATTATTACCTCGGGTATCGGGCGGTTGAGAGGATTTACTCTGAGGGGGCAGGACTATCTGGGAGGCTTCTACCGCGTAAATGAACAGCTTTTTATTACGGGCATCGTCACAGAGGAGGTGGTGGACCGGATGGTGACGCCAATACTGATTGCATTGGGGTGGTTTATTGTCATCGTAATCATTGTGGCGTTCCTGTTGATTTATTCGAAGCTAAACAAGCTGTTGTTGGAACCGATTAACCGTCTCCAACGTCAGATTGCCGCATTTCGCAGCGGGGCGGAGATCGCCTGGGTGTTCGACAGTAACGATGAGCTCAGCCGCCTCAGCGCGGAATTCGAGGAAATGGCTTCCGCTCAGCGGGGGCAGATTGAACGTGTGAAAGGCCTGTCGAATTTGGATCCGCTGACGGGGTTGCCCAATCGAACCGCTTTTTCCGGCATTTTGGAAAAAGCGGTCAGTTATACCCGTAGGCAGGATCAGGCGCTGGCGGTGCTGTTTATTGATATCGATCACTTCAAGCGTATCAACGAGACATACGGCTCTAAAGTCGGCGATGAGCTGTTTCGGCAGGTGGCCGACCGGATCAGCGCCAGCCTGCGTCTTTCCGATGAGGTGGCGCGCCAGGTCATGACTGAGTTTGGCGATATGGACAGAGTGCTGGTGCGCACCGGCGGCGATGAATTCACTGTGCTGCTGAGGGACATTCGCAAAGCGCATCAAGTCTCTCTGGTCGCTTCTCGCATTCTTGCATCGTTTGATCATCCTTTTACCTTGGATGAACACAGCGTCTCCATGTCGGTCAGTATCGGCATCGCCTTATATCCGGTGGACGGGCAGACTCCTGAGTTGTTATTGAAAAGCGCGGACTTGGCTATGTACGAGGCGAAGCAGGCGGGTGGGGCGTGTTTTCGGTTCTTTACGCACGCCCTTAATACCTCGGCGGAAAAACGTCTGCAGCTGGAGCGAGATATCCAGGACGGGTTGATAGTGAAGGAATTTACCGTATACCTGCAGCCGCGAGTTAATTTGAGAACCGGCATTGCTACGGAATTTGAGGCGGTGGCGCGTTGGAATCATCCCCGTTTGGGTGTTTTGTTGCCGGAGCAGTTTATCTCTGTTGCGGAAGAATCCGGGCATCTCATTGAACTGGGCAAACAGTTGCTGGAGGCCGTGTGCAACGCAATCAAAACTCTACAACAAAATGTCGGAAACGATGTCAAAGTGTCATTTAATCTGGCTCCGCATCACTTAAGGATGAACGAAGTGCTCAGCGAGATCAGTAATTGCCTTGAGCGTTATGGCCTGCCAGGGGAAACGCTGGAGTTGGAGATTACTGAGGACTTATTAAAAGCGGAAAACAAGGATGCGTTGATTCTTCTGAATCGATTGCGTGAGCGAGGGGTGTCTGTGGCGCTGGATGATTTCGGCTCTGGAGATTCTTCACTGTCGGCTTTGCGTCGTGCGCCTATCGATACGCTGAAAGTCTCGCCAAACTTCATGCAGGAATTGTATGTGGATAAAGAAAGCCCGGTTGTCCTGAGGGCGATCTGCGATTTGGCGCGCAGTCTTGAGCTGAAAGTGGTGGTGCAGGGCGTGGAGAGCCGTGCGCAGGTGGAGCAGGCGCTTACTGTCGGCGCCGATCAGGCGCAAGGACACTATCTTTCAGAGGCGGCGCCCGTAGAGGATGTGAGAGTGGATTATCGCATTAAAATTTTTGACCTGCCTACTGGCGAGCGTGGCGGCATAAGAGTTTAG
- the gltX gene encoding glutamate--tRNA ligase has protein sequence MTVRTRIAPSPTGDPHVGTAYIALFNLCFARQHGGKFILRIEDTDQARSTTESEQDILSALRWLGLEWDEGPDVGGPHAPYRQSERKDSYRAYAEELVAKGRAYYCFRTPEELDVIREERKAQGLPPGIKGDLELPDDEVKRRLAAGEPHVIRMKVPDEGVCVVKDMLRGDIEIDWGQVDCQILLKSDGMPTYHLANVVDDHLMEITHVIRGEEWINSAPKHMLLYQYFGWEMPTLCHMPLLRNPDKTKLSKRKNPTSINFYERLGVMPEALLNYLGRMGWSMPDESEKFTLDQMIENFDIKRVSLGGPVFDIVKLRWLNGLWMRENLSETQFLERLVHWSYNNDYAAKMIPHVQSRAETFSDVAPLAAFMFSGYLPIKQEDFAASKLEEEQLKKVLQYSLWRLEAQRHWTKENIFADLKALSKAMSVKMGDFMMPIFVSIAGTPNSWSVVDSMETLGPDMTRARLRFALEVLGGLSKKGLKAAEKEFAQISAAIDATEKN, from the coding sequence ATGACGGTAAGAACCCGTATTGCACCATCTCCCACTGGCGATCCTCACGTAGGAACCGCTTATATTGCGCTTTTTAATCTGTGCTTTGCTCGTCAGCACGGCGGTAAATTCATTCTACGTATCGAAGATACTGACCAGGCCCGCAGCACGACGGAATCGGAACAAGACATTCTTAGCGCTTTGAGATGGTTGGGGCTGGAATGGGATGAGGGGCCGGATGTTGGCGGCCCTCATGCGCCTTATCGTCAAAGTGAAAGAAAAGACAGTTATCGCGCTTATGCTGAAGAATTAGTCGCTAAAGGACGTGCATACTACTGCTTTCGCACGCCGGAAGAGTTGGATGTCATTCGCGAAGAGCGTAAAGCGCAAGGTTTGCCGCCTGGGATTAAAGGCGATCTTGAGCTGCCTGATGATGAAGTGAAGCGTCGTCTGGCTGCCGGCGAACCTCACGTTATCCGGATGAAAGTGCCGGATGAAGGCGTCTGTGTTGTGAAGGATATGCTGCGCGGAGATATTGAAATCGATTGGGGGCAGGTCGACTGCCAGATTCTGTTGAAATCCGATGGCATGCCCACTTACCACCTGGCCAACGTAGTGGATGACCACCTGATGGAAATCACCCACGTTATTCGTGGTGAAGAGTGGATCAACTCAGCGCCCAAACATATGTTGCTGTATCAATATTTTGGTTGGGAAATGCCGACGCTGTGCCATATGCCGTTACTGCGCAACCCGGATAAAACCAAGCTGAGCAAGCGCAAGAATCCAACCAGCATTAATTTCTATGAGCGTTTGGGGGTGATGCCGGAAGCGCTGCTGAATTATCTGGGCCGGATGGGCTGGTCTATGCCTGACGAGAGCGAGAAGTTCACGCTGGACCAAATGATCGAAAACTTTGATATCAAGCGTGTTTCGCTTGGCGGACCGGTTTTTGACATAGTGAAACTGCGTTGGCTGAATGGGCTCTGGATGAGAGAGAATCTGAGCGAAACTCAGTTCCTGGAGCGTCTGGTGCACTGGTCATACAATAATGACTACGCCGCCAAGATGATTCCTCATGTGCAAAGCCGAGCGGAGACATTCTCTGATGTGGCTCCTTTGGCGGCTTTTATGTTCAGCGGTTATTTGCCCATTAAACAGGAAGATTTCGCTGCCTCCAAACTGGAGGAGGAGCAGCTCAAGAAGGTGTTGCAATATTCGCTCTGGCGACTGGAAGCCCAGCGTCACTGGACCAAAGAGAATATCTTCGCTGACCTGAAAGCGCTCAGCAAAGCGATGAGTGTGAAAATGGGCGACTTCATGATGCCGATTTTCGTGTCAATCGCTGGTACGCCAAACTCCTGGTCAGTGGTGGATTCCATGGAAACCCTGGGGCCCGATATGACTCGCGCCAGACTGCGTTTTGCGCTGGAGGTGTTGGGCGGGTTGTCCAAGAAAGGATTGAAGGCGGCGGAAAAAGAGTTCGCTCAGATTTCAGCCGCTATCGACGCGACTGAAAAAAATTAG